One window of the Magnolia sinica isolate HGM2019 chromosome 19, MsV1, whole genome shotgun sequence genome contains the following:
- the LOC131234718 gene encoding transcription factor SRM1-like, translating into MFRDDYLAMMGPNRPVSTPWSRGQDKQFERALVLIPEETPDRWTKIASHLPGKSSWEVREHYEVLVHDVSEIDSGRIEVPSYADESVDSERDRPGESRISFGGGMGKTSEVTERKKGVPWTEDEHKLFLIGLQKFGRGDWRSISRNAVVSRTPTQVASHAQKYFLRINSIKKEKKRASIHDITTVHSGQAEQSNDPSWVDPSSGMHRGPLEMMGQQPTDQGPYGYRPFGYPM; encoded by the exons ATGTTTCGAGACGATTATTTGGCGATGATGGGACCTAATCGGCCCGTCTCAACGCCGTGGTCGCGAGGCCAGGACAAGCAGTTCGAGCGCGCTCTCGTACTAATTCCCGAGGAGACGCCTGATCGGTGGACGAAGATCGCCTCGCACCTGCCGGGGAAGAGCTCGTGGGAGGTGCGGGAGCACTACGAGGTGCTGGTGCACGACGTGTCGGAGATCGACTCGGGGCGGATCGAGGTGCCGAGTTACGCGGATGAGTCGGTCGACTCGGAGCGGGATCGACCGGGTGAGAGTCGGATCTCCTTCGGTGGCGGAATGGGGAAGACGAGCGAGGTTACGGAGAGGAAGAAAGGGGTGCCGTGGACGGAGGACGAGCACAA GCTTTTCCTAATTGGGCTACAGAAATTCGGGAGGGGAGATTGGAGGAGCATTTCCAGGAACGCAGTGGTTTCAAGAACACCCACCCAAGTGGCTAGCCACGCCCAAAAATACTTCCTCCGTATAAACTCTatcaagaaagaaaagaaaagggccaGCATCCATGACATCACCACCGTCCATAGTGGCCAGGCCGAGCAATCGAATGACCCAAGTTGGGTGGACCCATCTTCCGGAATGCATCGCGGCCCACTGGAGATGATGGGCCAACAACCCACTGATCAAGGTCCTTATGGATACCGGCCTTTTGGATATCCCAtgtga